Proteins from a single region of Pseudodesulfovibrio portus:
- a CDS encoding zinc-binding dehydrogenase has product MKAMLLEEYGPEHRFAEHDIEKPVPGPGQVLIRVAGSSFNPIDNKIATLGNLLSFAPPLPALLGMDVAGEVVETGGRSRFRVGDQVMGCAGGLDDLPGALAEYMVADERLLAPTPACMAPADAACLPLVSITAWLGLFDKASVSRGQTLLVHGGAGGVGHMAVQLGVHAGAEVYATVSTEEKGAVVEALGGIPIYYRETKVEEYVDGFTGGRGFDVVFDTVGGTVLDQSFAAARIGGQVVSTATRSSHDLSLLHARGLSLHVVFMLLPMLTGEGRELHGEILANVSGLVDEDGLAVFVDDRRFDFTDVGEAYRYWEQGKASGKISLVPEEWNTIANTSD; this is encoded by the coding sequence ATGAAAGCCATGCTGCTGGAAGAATACGGTCCGGAACACCGTTTCGCGGAACACGACATCGAAAAGCCCGTCCCCGGCCCGGGCCAGGTCCTGATCCGGGTCGCCGGGTCCAGTTTCAACCCCATCGACAACAAGATCGCCACGCTGGGCAACCTGCTCTCCTTTGCCCCGCCCCTGCCCGCCCTGCTCGGCATGGACGTGGCCGGCGAGGTGGTGGAGACCGGCGGCAGGTCGCGTTTCCGCGTGGGCGACCAGGTCATGGGTTGCGCGGGCGGCCTGGACGACCTGCCCGGCGCGCTGGCCGAGTACATGGTTGCGGACGAGCGGCTGCTCGCGCCCACCCCTGCCTGCATGGCCCCTGCGGACGCGGCCTGTCTGCCCCTGGTGTCCATCACCGCCTGGCTCGGCCTGTTCGACAAGGCCTCGGTCAGCCGGGGCCAGACGTTGCTGGTGCACGGCGGGGCGGGCGGCGTGGGCCATATGGCCGTGCAGCTCGGCGTCCACGCCGGGGCCGAGGTGTACGCCACGGTTTCCACGGAGGAGAAGGGCGCCGTGGTGGAGGCCCTGGGCGGCATCCCGATCTACTACCGCGAGACCAAGGTCGAGGAATACGTGGACGGGTTCACCGGCGGCAGGGGGTTTGACGTGGTTTTCGACACTGTGGGCGGCACCGTGCTGGACCAGTCCTTCGCCGCCGCGCGCATAGGCGGGCAGGTCGTCTCAACCGCCACGCGATCTTCCCATGATCTCAGCCTGTTGCATGCGCGGGGGCTGTCCCTGCACGTGGTCTTCATGCTGTTGCCCATGCTCACGGGAGAGGGGAGGGAGCTGCACGGTGAAATCCTGGCCAACGTGTCCGGCCTGGTGGACGAGGACGGACTGGCCGTGTTCGTGGACGATCGCCGCTTTGATTTCACCGACGTCGGCGAGGCCTATCGCTACTGGGAACAGGGCAAGGCGTCGGGCAAGATTTCCCTGGTCCCGGAGGAGTGGAACACGATTGCGAATACCTCGGATTAG
- a CDS encoding YgiQ family radical SAM protein translates to MRTRDRQPLEQPGVLPMTREEMDRLGWNELDILLVTGDGYVDHPSFGAALLGRWLVHHGFRTGICAQPAWDRPEDISRMGRPRLFAGVTAGSLDSMLAHYTAFRKKRHDDAYTPGGKAGARPNRASMAYTNVVQRAFPGLPVILGGIEASLRRISHYDFWTDAVRKSILLDSKATAITYGMAENSIITLADTIETILDETGEVDVKALRPQIAGLPGLVTAGGRDDVPDTFPVMELPSHEAILADPKQLIQATILLERQVHQNTHTAVQEAGGRLVILTPPGPLLDTAGLDELAGLPFSRLAHPSYRERIPAADMIQASVTTHRGCSGGCSFCTLALHQGRTIRSRSTRSILSEVKAIAKTPGWTGSISDVGGPSANMWGAHCAADQSECTRASCLTPRICKHYLVTQKDFVDLLRAVNDLPSVKHVRVASGWRIDLGLTDMPALAALVREFVGGQAKIAPEHQADRVLKLMRKPGFEAFERFLELFDRESKKAGKKQYVVPYLMSAFPGCTDDDMRSLANWLKARGWKPEQVQCFIPLPGTAAAAMFHAETDMQGNPITVAKTDAERMRQHAILIPSKGQPPGKKHPGGPGRKAGPGKGPGRRRK, encoded by the coding sequence ATGCGCACGCGAGACAGACAACCGCTCGAACAGCCCGGGGTGCTGCCCATGACCCGCGAGGAGATGGACCGCCTCGGCTGGAACGAGCTGGACATCCTTCTGGTCACGGGCGACGGCTACGTGGACCACCCCTCCTTCGGGGCCGCCCTGCTCGGCCGCTGGCTGGTGCACCACGGATTTCGCACCGGCATCTGCGCCCAGCCCGCCTGGGACCGGCCCGAGGACATCTCCCGCATGGGACGGCCCCGGCTGTTCGCGGGCGTCACCGCCGGATCGCTGGACTCCATGCTCGCCCACTACACCGCCTTCCGCAAGAAGCGCCACGACGACGCCTACACCCCGGGCGGCAAGGCGGGCGCACGCCCCAACCGGGCCTCCATGGCCTACACCAACGTTGTCCAGCGGGCCTTCCCCGGGCTGCCGGTCATCCTGGGCGGCATCGAGGCATCCCTGCGGCGCATCTCGCACTACGATTTCTGGACGGACGCGGTACGCAAATCCATCCTCCTGGATTCCAAGGCAACAGCCATCACCTACGGCATGGCCGAAAATTCCATCATCACCCTGGCCGACACCATCGAGACCATTCTCGACGAGACGGGCGAGGTGGACGTCAAGGCGCTCAGACCGCAAATCGCCGGGCTGCCCGGCCTGGTCACGGCAGGCGGGCGGGATGACGTCCCCGACACGTTCCCGGTCATGGAGCTGCCCTCGCACGAGGCCATCCTGGCCGACCCTAAACAGCTCATCCAGGCCACCATCCTGCTCGAACGCCAGGTCCACCAGAACACGCACACCGCCGTGCAGGAAGCCGGGGGACGGCTGGTCATCCTGACCCCGCCCGGCCCGCTCCTCGACACCGCCGGATTGGACGAGCTGGCCGGACTGCCCTTCTCGCGGCTGGCCCACCCCTCATACAGGGAGCGCATCCCGGCGGCGGACATGATCCAGGCCAGCGTGACCACCCACCGGGGGTGTTCGGGCGGTTGCTCCTTCTGCACCCTGGCCCTGCACCAGGGGCGGACCATCCGCTCCCGCAGCACCCGATCCATCCTGTCCGAGGTCAAGGCCATCGCCAAGACCCCCGGCTGGACCGGCTCCATCTCCGACGTGGGCGGCCCCAGCGCCAACATGTGGGGCGCGCACTGCGCCGCCGACCAGTCCGAGTGCACCCGGGCGAGCTGCCTGACCCCGCGCATCTGCAAGCACTACCTGGTGACGCAAAAGGACTTCGTGGACCTGCTCCGGGCGGTGAACGATCTTCCCTCGGTCAAACACGTGCGGGTGGCCTCGGGCTGGCGCATCGACCTCGGCCTCACGGACATGCCCGCCCTGGCCGCCCTGGTCCGCGAATTCGTCGGGGGCCAGGCCAAGATAGCCCCGGAACATCAGGCGGACCGCGTCCTCAAGCTCATGCGCAAACCGGGTTTCGAGGCCTTTGAGCGGTTCCTCGAACTGTTCGACCGGGAATCGAAAAAAGCGGGCAAGAAGCAATACGTCGTCCCCTACCTCATGTCCGCCTTCCCCGGCTGCACCGACGACGACATGCGCTCCCTGGCCAACTGGCTGAAGGCCCGCGGCTGGAAGCCGGAACAGGTCCAATGCTTCATCCCCCTGCCCGGCACGGCCGCCGCCGCTATGTTCCACGCGGAAACCGACATGCAGGGCAACCCCATCACGGTGGCAAAGACCGACGCCGAACGCATGCGCCAGCACGCCATCCTCATTCCCTCCAAAGGACAGCCGCCCGGGAAAAAGCACCCGGGAGGACCCGGCAGAAAGGCCGGGCCGGGGAAAGGGCCGGGCCGCCGCCGAAAATAG
- a CDS encoding sigma 54-interacting transcriptional regulator, whose protein sequence is MSMTVHRLKLSALLAICQVIDQAIDLESALDGVLQILSELLSMQRATVTLYDPETGHLSINASYGLTVEERKRGVYRLDEGVTGRIFQTGEPFYVPDIEKEPLFLDKTGSRRVQRGGISFIGVPIILHGDPIGVLTVDRLFEDEVEFEEDVAFLKVVATLIGQFISLNEKIKAREAALKRENTSLKYQISKNTKGPYIVGQSSSMVEVQRQMEKVSPTRATVLLLGESGVGKTLIARIIHELSERAGSPFIKVNCASIPGNLLESELFGHEKGAFTGATASRPGRFEEADTGTIFLDEIGELPLGLQAKFLRVLQDKELERLGGGRTRSIDVRILAATNRDLGDLVERGKFRLDLYYRLNVFPIRIPPLRERKEDITSLLNHFLHKMADDYGRSIHLTATALDALIRYDWPGNVREMQNLIERLVIMTDNDRITLEFLKSYLAPGQTPVVEETLPLSEGLPHRTSLKEFERNEVMAALERSGWVQYKAADALGLSARQMGYRVKKYGLETMIAEGRARLRRMKETQM, encoded by the coding sequence ATGTCCATGACCGTCCACCGACTGAAGCTCTCCGCCCTGCTGGCCATATGCCAGGTCATCGACCAGGCCATCGACCTGGAGTCGGCCCTGGACGGCGTCCTGCAGATTCTGTCAGAGCTGCTGTCCATGCAGCGGGCCACGGTCACCCTCTACGATCCCGAAACCGGGCACCTGTCCATCAACGCATCCTACGGCCTGACCGTTGAGGAGCGGAAACGCGGCGTGTACCGGCTGGACGAGGGCGTGACCGGGCGCATCTTCCAGACCGGAGAGCCGTTCTACGTTCCGGACATCGAGAAGGAGCCTTTGTTCCTGGACAAGACCGGGTCGCGGCGGGTCCAGCGCGGCGGGATATCCTTCATCGGCGTGCCCATCATCCTGCACGGCGACCCCATCGGCGTGCTCACCGTGGACCGGTTGTTCGAGGACGAGGTGGAGTTCGAGGAGGACGTCGCCTTCCTCAAGGTCGTGGCCACCCTGATCGGGCAGTTCATCAGCCTCAATGAAAAAATCAAGGCCCGCGAGGCGGCCCTGAAACGGGAAAACACCTCCCTCAAGTACCAGATTTCCAAGAACACCAAGGGCCCGTACATCGTGGGCCAGAGCTCATCCATGGTCGAGGTGCAGCGGCAGATGGAAAAGGTCTCGCCCACGCGGGCCACGGTCCTGCTGCTGGGCGAATCCGGCGTGGGCAAGACGCTCATCGCCCGGATCATCCACGAGCTCTCCGAACGTGCGGGCAGCCCGTTCATCAAGGTCAACTGCGCCTCCATCCCGGGCAACCTGCTGGAGTCCGAGCTCTTCGGCCACGAAAAGGGCGCGTTCACCGGGGCCACCGCCTCCCGGCCCGGCCGATTCGAGGAGGCGGACACGGGCACCATCTTTCTGGACGAGATCGGCGAACTCCCCCTGGGGCTGCAGGCCAAGTTCCTGCGCGTGCTCCAGGACAAGGAGCTGGAACGCCTCGGCGGCGGCCGCACCCGGTCCATCGACGTGCGCATCCTGGCCGCCACCAACCGGGACCTCGGCGACCTGGTTGAACGCGGCAAGTTCCGGCTGGACCTCTACTACCGGCTCAACGTCTTCCCCATCCGCATCCCGCCGCTGCGGGAACGCAAGGAGGACATCACCAGCCTGCTCAACCATTTCCTGCACAAGATGGCCGACGACTATGGGCGCAGCATCCACCTCACCGCCACGGCCCTGGACGCGCTCATCCGCTACGACTGGCCCGGCAACGTGCGCGAGATGCAGAACCTCATCGAGCGGCTGGTCATCATGACGGACAATGACCGCATCACCCTGGAATTTCTCAAGTCCTACCTCGCCCCCGGCCAGACCCCGGTCGTCGAGGAGACCCTCCCCCTGTCCGAAGGGCTGCCCCACCGCACCTCGCTCAAGGAATTCGAGCGCAACGAGGTCATGGCCGCCCTGGAACGGTCCGGCTGGGTACAGTACAAGGCCGCCGACGCACTGGGCCTTTCCGCCCGGCAGATGGGCTACCGGGTCAAGAAGTACGGCCTGGAGACCATGATAGCGGAAGGCCGCGCACGGCTCAGGCGCATGAAGGAAACGCAGATGTAA
- a CDS encoding NifB/NifX family molybdenum-iron cluster-binding protein yields MHKDTTKHPCFNKAEAGNCGRVHLPVAPKCNIQCNYCNRKYDCVNESRPGVTSGILKPFQAAEYMDKVLAKEPRITVAGIAGPGDPFANPAETLETMRLLNERHPHLLFCLSSNGMGILPYLDDIAALGVSHVTITVSAVDPAIGAKIYAWVRDGNVVYHGEKGAEILLGRQLAAIKGLKERGITVKINSIIIPGVNDHHIVEVGRVCAGLGADIQNMIPLKPTEDTPFSEIPEPGRETVLPLRKEAGEFIDQMTHCKRCRADAVGLLNDDQSVALCGTLRACSKLKPLEVNTPRPHVAVATREGMLVNQHLGEAKSFQIWGESDTGGYALVEERKAPEAGCGPQRWSELAATLKDCRAVLCAAIGETPRMLLEEHGIHSHVVDGFIEDALRFVFEGGDMNALKVRKCGIGSGCAGGGAGCG; encoded by the coding sequence ATGCATAAGGATACCACCAAGCACCCCTGCTTCAACAAGGCGGAAGCCGGAAATTGCGGTCGCGTGCATCTGCCCGTGGCCCCCAAGTGCAACATCCAGTGCAACTACTGCAACCGCAAGTACGACTGTGTGAACGAGTCCCGCCCAGGCGTGACCTCCGGCATCCTCAAGCCGTTCCAGGCCGCGGAGTACATGGACAAGGTCCTGGCAAAGGAGCCGCGCATCACCGTGGCCGGCATCGCCGGTCCGGGCGACCCCTTCGCCAACCCCGCCGAGACCCTGGAGACCATGCGGCTCCTGAACGAGCGCCATCCGCACCTGCTCTTCTGCCTGTCCTCCAACGGCATGGGCATCCTGCCCTACCTGGACGACATCGCCGCCCTGGGCGTGTCCCATGTGACCATCACCGTCTCCGCCGTTGATCCGGCCATCGGGGCGAAAATCTACGCCTGGGTCCGCGACGGCAACGTGGTCTACCACGGCGAGAAGGGCGCGGAGATCCTGCTGGGCCGCCAACTCGCGGCCATCAAGGGCCTCAAGGAGCGCGGCATCACGGTCAAGATCAACTCCATCATCATCCCCGGCGTCAACGACCACCACATCGTCGAGGTCGGCAGGGTGTGTGCCGGGCTTGGCGCGGACATCCAGAACATGATCCCGCTCAAGCCCACCGAGGACACGCCGTTTTCCGAGATTCCCGAGCCGGGCCGCGAGACCGTGCTGCCCCTGCGCAAGGAAGCGGGCGAATTCATCGACCAGATGACCCACTGCAAGCGGTGCCGCGCCGACGCGGTCGGGTTGCTCAACGACGACCAGTCCGTTGCCCTGTGCGGCACGCTCCGGGCGTGCTCCAAGCTCAAGCCCCTGGAGGTCAACACCCCGCGTCCGCACGTGGCCGTGGCCACCCGCGAGGGCATGCTGGTCAACCAGCACCTGGGCGAGGCCAAGTCCTTCCAGATCTGGGGCGAGTCCGATACCGGCGGGTATGCGCTGGTCGAGGAACGCAAGGCCCCGGAGGCGGGCTGCGGCCCCCAGCGGTGGTCCGAGCTGGCCGCGACCCTGAAGGATTGCCGGGCCGTGTTGTGCGCGGCCATAGGCGAGACCCCGCGCATGCTGCTCGAGGAGCACGGCATTCATTCCCACGTGGTTGACGGGTTCATCGAGGACGCCCTGCGCTTCGTCTTCGAAGGCGGCGACATGAACGCGCTCAAGGTCCGCAAATGCGGTATCGGCAGCGGGTGTGCGGGCGGCGGAGCCGGCTGCGGTTAA
- a CDS encoding nitrogenase component 1: MSKVKTPKPNFVSTTNACKLCTPLGASMAFRGVEGAIPFLHGSQGCATYMRRYIISHFREPVDIASSALGEKNAIYGGGPNLKKGILNVMKKYEPQVIGVATTCLTETIGDDVPMNLKEFRDEFGDLDLPELVEVSTPSYSGTHTDGWHGAVRSLVEQLCTAKVPETGRVSILPNMVSCEDVRHLFDICRDFGIPATILPDISETLDGPALEDYVKIPSGGTPVSEIREMSGAKATIEFGRCLPKQTGGTSLEKRFGVTNHRIGLPMGLRESDALFETLESVSGNPVPRRFELERGRLIDAYVDGHKYVFGKRAVVYGEEDLVVGLCAFLAEIGVDVVLAGTGARGKGLEAAISRVTDGVARMAPEVREAVDFHDIAAEAESLKPDLLIGHSKGYRYAEAWGVPLVRVGFPVHDRFGGQRILTLGYKGALNLFDRVVNAVIEKKQADSSVGYGYI; the protein is encoded by the coding sequence ATGAGTAAGGTCAAGACGCCCAAGCCCAATTTCGTTTCCACCACCAACGCCTGCAAGCTGTGCACGCCGCTGGGGGCCTCCATGGCCTTCCGGGGCGTGGAGGGGGCCATCCCGTTCCTGCACGGTTCCCAGGGGTGCGCCACCTACATGCGGCGGTACATCATTTCCCATTTTCGCGAGCCCGTGGACATCGCCTCCTCTGCGCTGGGCGAGAAGAACGCCATCTACGGCGGCGGCCCGAACCTCAAGAAGGGCATCCTCAACGTCATGAAGAAGTACGAGCCGCAGGTCATCGGCGTGGCCACCACCTGCCTGACCGAGACCATCGGCGACGACGTGCCCATGAATCTCAAGGAATTCCGCGACGAGTTCGGCGATCTGGATCTGCCCGAACTGGTGGAGGTGTCCACCCCGAGCTACTCCGGCACGCACACGGACGGGTGGCACGGCGCGGTCCGTTCCCTGGTGGAGCAGCTCTGCACAGCCAAGGTCCCGGAGACCGGCCGGGTGAGCATCCTGCCCAACATGGTCTCCTGCGAGGACGTCCGGCATCTGTTCGACATCTGCCGCGACTTCGGCATTCCGGCCACCATTCTGCCCGACATCTCCGAGACCCTGGATGGCCCGGCGCTCGAGGATTACGTGAAGATTCCCTCCGGCGGCACCCCGGTCAGCGAGATCAGGGAAATGTCCGGCGCCAAGGCGACCATCGAGTTCGGCCGTTGCCTGCCCAAGCAGACGGGGGGCACCAGCCTGGAAAAGCGGTTCGGCGTGACCAACCACCGCATCGGCCTGCCCATGGGGTTGCGCGAGTCGGACGCCTTGTTCGAGACCCTGGAAAGTGTTTCCGGCAATCCCGTGCCGCGCCGCTTTGAGCTGGAACGGGGCCGTCTCATCGACGCCTACGTGGACGGCCACAAGTACGTGTTCGGCAAGCGGGCCGTGGTTTACGGCGAAGAGGACCTGGTGGTCGGGCTGTGCGCCTTTCTGGCCGAGATCGGTGTGGACGTGGTCCTGGCCGGGACCGGCGCGCGGGGCAAGGGGCTGGAAGCGGCCATCTCCCGCGTCACGGACGGCGTGGCCCGAATGGCCCCCGAGGTGCGAGAGGCGGTGGATTTCCATGACATCGCAGCCGAGGCCGAGTCCCTGAAGCCGGACCTGCTCATCGGCCATTCCAAGGGGTACCGCTACGCCGAGGCGTGGGGCGTGCCTCTGGTCCGCGTGGGTTTCCCCGTCCACGACCGTTTCGGCGGTCAGCGCATACTCACCCTGGGCTACAAGGGGGCCTTGAACCTCTTTGACAGAGTGGTCAACGCGGTCATCGAAAAGAAGCAGGCCGATTCTTCTGTCGGCTACGGATATATTTAG
- the nifE gene encoding nitrogenase iron-molybdenum cofactor biosynthesis protein NifE, with the protein MSTILEERKDQIHLSGEGAIDMACNRESLAGAVSQRACVFCGSRVVLYPIADALHLVHGPIGCAVYTWDIRGALSSGPELHRLSFSTDLQETDVIFGGEKKLEAALDELIDRHSPKAAFVYSTCIVGIIGDDLEAVCRKMSEKKGIPVLPVQSEGFKGSKREGYLAACKAMFKLIGNGDVSDISPLSINIFGDFNLAGEIWIIREYFEKMGVQVVANVTGDGRVADIQRCHGAALNLVQCSGATLDLAKMMEEEFGIPYERVSYLGIEDMADSLYKVADFFKDKDPGILERTQKLVKEELQVLMPELARYRKDLEGKKVAMYVGGSFKAFSLVKAFRHLGMKVVLVGSQTGTREDYAELEQITDPGTVIIDDANPLELSHFIKEKDVDVFVGGVKERPIAFKLGVGFCDHNHERKEALEGFVGMLNFAREIHASAMSPVWQFVPRRAGRMTEEKKEAVNE; encoded by the coding sequence ATGAGCACGATTCTAGAAGAAAGAAAGGACCAGATCCACCTGTCCGGCGAAGGCGCCATCGACATGGCCTGCAACCGCGAATCCCTGGCGGGCGCGGTCAGCCAGCGGGCCTGCGTGTTCTGCGGCTCCCGCGTGGTCCTTTACCCCATAGCCGACGCCCTGCACCTGGTGCACGGCCCCATCGGCTGCGCGGTCTACACCTGGGACATCCGGGGGGCGCTCTCCAGCGGCCCTGAACTCCACAGGCTCTCCTTTTCCACCGACCTCCAGGAGACGGACGTCATTTTCGGCGGCGAGAAGAAACTGGAGGCCGCCCTTGACGAGCTCATCGACAGGCACTCCCCCAAGGCCGCGTTCGTCTACTCGACCTGCATCGTCGGCATCATCGGCGACGACCTGGAAGCGGTCTGCCGCAAGATGTCCGAGAAGAAGGGCATCCCCGTGCTGCCGGTTCAGTCCGAAGGCTTCAAGGGCAGCAAGCGCGAGGGTTACCTGGCCGCCTGCAAGGCCATGTTCAAGCTCATCGGCAATGGCGACGTTTCGGACATATCGCCTCTTTCCATTAATATTTTCGGCGACTTCAACCTGGCCGGTGAAATCTGGATCATCCGCGAGTACTTCGAGAAGATGGGTGTCCAGGTGGTGGCCAACGTCACCGGCGACGGCCGGGTGGCGGACATCCAGCGCTGTCACGGCGCGGCCCTGAACCTGGTCCAGTGTTCGGGGGCGACCCTCGACCTGGCCAAGATGATGGAAGAGGAGTTCGGCATCCCGTACGAGCGGGTCTCCTACCTCGGCATCGAGGACATGGCCGACTCCCTGTACAAGGTCGCCGACTTCTTCAAGGACAAGGACCCCGGCATCCTGGAGCGCACCCAGAAGCTCGTCAAGGAGGAGCTGCAGGTGCTCATGCCCGAGCTGGCCCGCTACCGCAAGGACCTGGAAGGCAAGAAGGTCGCCATGTACGTGGGCGGTTCCTTCAAGGCCTTTTCCCTGGTCAAGGCCTTCCGTCACCTGGGCATGAAGGTGGTCCTGGTCGGTTCCCAGACCGGCACCAGGGAAGACTACGCCGAACTGGAACAGATCACCGATCCCGGCACGGTCATCATCGACGACGCCAACCCGCTGGAGCTGTCCCACTTCATCAAGGAGAAGGACGTGGACGTGTTCGTGGGCGGGGTCAAGGAGCGGCCCATCGCCTTCAAGCTCGGCGTGGGGTTTTGCGACCACAACCACGAGCGCAAGGAAGCCCTGGAAGGGTTCGTGGGCATGCTCAACTTCGCCCGCGAAATCCACGCCTCGGCCATGTCCCCGGTCTGGCAGTTCGTGCCCCGCCGCGCGGGCCGCATGACCGAAGAAAAGAAGGAGGCCGTCAATGAGTAA
- a CDS encoding GNAT family N-acetyltransferase, giving the protein MPEAVIIRSATAADIEGLVDLLEDLFSIEEDFDVDRDNQRRGLEMMLNNGRGCILAAQAADGTVVGMCSGQLTISTAEGGPAVLIEDVVVREDRRGQGIGARLLEDLARWAADNEAGRLQLLADSGNGPALGFYEHLGFERTRLICLRNRL; this is encoded by the coding sequence ATGCCCGAAGCCGTCATCATCCGCTCCGCAACCGCCGCCGACATCGAAGGTCTGGTTGACCTGCTCGAGGACCTGTTCTCCATCGAGGAGGACTTCGACGTCGATCGGGACAACCAGCGGCGCGGCCTGGAAATGATGCTGAACAATGGTCGGGGATGCATCCTGGCCGCCCAAGCCGCCGACGGGACTGTGGTCGGCATGTGTTCGGGGCAGTTGACGATCTCCACGGCGGAAGGCGGTCCCGCCGTCCTCATCGAAGACGTTGTCGTTCGCGAGGACCGGCGGGGCCAGGGCATCGGAGCCCGGCTCCTGGAGGACCTGGCCCGCTGGGCGGCGGACAACGAGGCCGGGAGGCTTCAGCTGCTGGCGGATTCGGGAAACGGCCCGGCTCTGGGTTTCTACGAGCACCTGGGATTTGAGAGGACGCGGCTTATCTGCCTGCGGAACCGACTGTAA
- a CDS encoding (2Fe-2S) ferredoxin domain-containing protein, translating to MAIPEKMIIVCQSFRAAGEPKGLCHKQTDGFLQYLEEEILDRGLDALVVATSCLKQCESGPIMVVQPENWWFKGVDSEEAIDAILDALEEGEPAADYLAA from the coding sequence ATGGCAATTCCCGAAAAAATGATCATCGTCTGCCAGTCGTTCAGGGCGGCCGGCGAACCCAAAGGCCTCTGCCACAAGCAGACCGACGGTTTCCTCCAGTACCTGGAAGAGGAAATCCTGGACCGCGGGCTCGATGCCCTGGTGGTGGCCACCAGCTGTCTGAAGCAGTGTGAATCCGGCCCGATCATGGTCGTTCAGCCCGAGAACTGGTGGTTCAAGGGCGTGGACTCCGAAGAGGCCATCGACGCAATTCTGGACGCCCTGGAAGAGGGCGAGCCTGCCGCCGATTACCTCGCGGCTTAG
- a CDS encoding radical SAM protein, which produces MTQAITYESHPCFAVAARKTYGRLHLPVAPRSNARTRFADSGKSKPAITPEEALRWLDHVVGQGKPISLVGITGPGDPLAVPGPSLRTLRLIRQQHPGIGLCLTTLGLNAADHADELAELGLSHVTLLVDAVNPEIAEKVYAWIRPSTKTVPLDEAARLLVNEQARALTALKKAGLVVKINTTVYPGCNAGHVEEIAAAMATLGADIMAVVPFIPAEGDRVSPELMAEVRERAARHMDLMPSWKECGEGLVGLDRPDKQDASVTVLPKPSMERPNVAVVTSTGMDVDLHLGHAIKAMIYGPREDGLACLIESRDLPEPGSGSRRWETLAETLGDCFVLLTSSAGDKPRQILSRLGLSVLITDGSIEGTVDVLYGGGKKGKKCKAGS; this is translated from the coding sequence ATGACACAGGCCATCACATACGAATCCCATCCCTGCTTTGCCGTTGCTGCGCGCAAGACCTACGGCCGTCTGCACCTGCCCGTGGCCCCGCGCTCCAACGCCCGTACCCGTTTCGCGGACAGCGGGAAGTCCAAGCCCGCAATCACGCCCGAAGAGGCGCTCAGGTGGCTGGACCACGTCGTCGGGCAGGGCAAGCCCATCTCCCTGGTGGGCATCACCGGCCCCGGCGATCCCCTGGCCGTGCCCGGCCCGAGTCTGCGGACCCTGCGCCTGATCCGGCAGCAGCATCCGGGAATCGGGCTCTGCCTGACCACCCTGGGCCTCAACGCGGCGGATCACGCCGATGAACTGGCCGAGCTCGGCCTGTCCCACGTCACCCTGCTGGTGGACGCCGTCAATCCGGAGATCGCGGAAAAGGTCTACGCCTGGATACGCCCCTCCACCAAGACGGTGCCGCTGGACGAAGCCGCCCGGCTGCTGGTCAACGAGCAGGCCAGGGCCCTCACCGCGCTGAAGAAGGCGGGGCTGGTGGTCAAGATCAACACCACGGTCTACCCGGGCTGCAACGCCGGGCACGTGGAAGAGATCGCCGCGGCCATGGCCACGCTGGGCGCGGACATCATGGCCGTGGTCCCGTTCATCCCGGCCGAGGGCGACCGCGTGTCCCCGGAGCTGATGGCCGAAGTCCGCGAACGGGCCGCCCGGCACATGGACCTCATGCCCTCCTGGAAGGAGTGCGGCGAAGGGCTGGTCGGCCTGGACCGGCCCGACAAGCAGGACGCGTCCGTGACCGTGCTGCCCAAGCCCTCCATGGAACGGCCCAACGTGGCCGTGGTCACCTCCACGGGCATGGATGTCGATCTCCACCTGGGTCACGCCATCAAGGCCATGATCTACGGGCCGCGCGAAGACGGCCTGGCATGCCTGATCGAGAGCCGCGACCTGCCCGAGCCCGGCTCCGGCTCCAGACGATGGGAGACCCTGGCCGAGACACTCGGCGACTGTTTCGTCCTGCTCACGTCCAGCGCGGGCGACAAGCCCAGACAAATTTTGAGCCGCCTGGGATTGTCCGTCCTGATCACGGACGGGAGCATCGAGGGCACGGTGGACGTGCTCTACGGCGGCGGGAAAAAAGGAAAAAAATGCAAGGCAGGCAGTTGA